One genomic window of Glycine soja cultivar W05 chromosome 9, ASM419377v2, whole genome shotgun sequence includes the following:
- the LOC114425661 gene encoding pheophytinase, chloroplastic-like, whose protein sequence is MEILSYGSGPCSQAVDSKWKLVDKCLNSRQSRFPSVGNGGVYYTNTISRSGSVRFHDTNKELQRDFGSLSALEGSKRTNCKAYSESCDGYVIGGEEDVADIAGVEEPATNKVVIPGLPDGSNGAPISSCFWEWKPKLNVYYEKAGCENVDSPHVLFLPGFGVGSFHYEKQLRDLGRDTRVWALDFLGQGLSLPFEDPAPHYNKEGVTSDGNASSWGFGDETEPWATKLVYSIDLW, encoded by the coding sequence ATGGAAATCCTCTCATATGGATCTGGACCATGCAGTCAAGCAGTGGATTCGAAGTGGAAATTGGTTGACAAATGCTTGAATTCACGTCAATCAAGGTTTCCCAGTGTTGGAAATGGTGGAGTTTATTATACCAATACCATTTCTAGAAGCGGGTCAGTGAGATTTCATGATACTAATAAGGAGCTTCAAAGAGATTTTGGGTCTCTGAGTGCTCTTGAAGGGTCCAAAAGAACCAATTGCAAGGCCTATAGTGAAAGTTGCGATGGCTATGTGATTGGTGGTGAAGAGGATGTAGCAGATATTGCAGGGGTAGAAGAACCTGCTACTAACAAAGTTGTCATTCCAGGTCTGCCAGATGGGTCAAATGGTGCTCCAATAAGTAGTTGCTTTTGGGAATGGAAGCCTAAGCTTAACGTGTACTATGAGAAGGCAGGGTGTGAGAACGTGGATTCCCCACATGTTCTCTTTCTTCCTGGTTTTGGTGTTGGCTCTTTCCATTATGAGAAGCAACTGAGAGATTTGGGGCGTGACACTAGAGTATGGGCACTGGATTTCCTAGGCCAGGGATTGTCCTTGCCTTTTGAAGATCCGGCTCCTCACTACAATAAGGAAGGGGTTACATCAGATGGAAATGCTTCTTCATGGGGCTTCGGAGATGAAACGGAACCATGGGCCACTAAGCTTGTATACTCTATTGATTTATGGTAA
- the LOC114368519 gene encoding pheophytinase, chloroplastic-like encodes MYHLKNLRVIGEPVYIVGNSLGGYVALYSAARNPHLVKGVTLLNATPFWGFLPNPIKSPGLAKFFPWAGTFPLPTNVKRLTELVWEKISDPASIAEVLNQVYAENSTNVDSVFSRIIETTRHPAAAAAFASIMFAPRAELSFSEALSGCRKSNVPICLMYGKEDPWVRPLWGHQVKRQVPEASYYQISPAGHCPHDEVPEVINFLLRGWIRNLESEGSISLPLLEGLDSLKQANARELEFIREGSTKSVMVRFYESTFSLWDRIRSYINHRSKLRNSATKSQ; translated from the exons ATGTACCATTTGAAAAATTTGAGA GTCATTGGTGAACCAGTCTACATTGTGGGCAACTCATTGGGAGGATATGTTGCATTGTATTCTGCGGCACGTAACCCTCATTTAGTGAAAGGTGTCACACTGCTTAATGCAACTCCTTTTTGGGGGTTTCTTCCTAATCCAATTAAGAGTCCTGGTCTAGCAAAATTTTTTCCATGGGCTGGAACATTTCCACTACCTACTAATGTAAAGAGACTAACAGAGTTGGT GTGGGAGAAAATTAGTGATCCTGCAAGTATTGCTGAGGTACTTAATCAGGTTTATGCAGAGAATTCAACAAATGTAGATAGTGTATTTTCACGCATAATTGAAACCACAAGGCATcctgcagcagcagcagcatttGCTTCAATTATGTTTGCTCCCCGGGCCGAATTATCTTTCAGTGAAGCGTTATCTGG ATGTCGAAAAAGCAATGTGCCAATTTGCCTAATGTATGGAAAAGAAGATCCCTGGGTAAGGCCACTTTGGGGACACCAGGTTAAAAGGCAGGTGCCTGAAGCTTCATATTATCAAATTAGCCCTGCTGGTCACTGTCCTCATGATGAAGTCCCTGAG GTCATAAATTTCTTGCTACGTGGGTGGATCAGAAATCTAGAGTCTGAGGGTTCTATCTCATTGCCACTGCTTGAGGGCCTAGACAGTCTGAAACAAGCTAATGCCAGGGAGTTAGAATTTATCAGAGAAGGTTCAACAAAATCAGTGATGGTCAGATTTTACGAATCCACATTCTCCCTTTGGGACAGGATAAGATCTTACATCAACCATCGATCTAAGTTGAGAAATTCGGCAACCAAATCTCAATGA
- the LOC114366930 gene encoding structure-specific endonuclease subunit slx1 isoform X1: protein MMGTLSTQFRSIKRPNPNPKQSKSSSPTKSEIKFIAKPKPKSESESESWSVYLILSTNHPIKTYVGITNNFPRRWCSLKQHNGELKGGAKASRAGRPWICACIICGFTDRSEASVFESKWKTFSRRAPRKNQNDNLSKQSEDSSLPLLRHRQAALNRVKGSLDCAHLEIIWHLDPL, encoded by the exons ATGATGGGAACGCTATCTACGCAATTTCGTTCCATCAAACGCCCAAATCCAAACCCTAAACAATCCAAATCGTCATCTCctacaaaatcagaaattaaattcatcgctaaaccaaaaccaaaatcagAGTCAGAGTCAGAGTCATGGTCTGTTTATCTCATCCTCTCCACCAACCATCCTATCAAAACCTACGTTGGAATTACAAACAATTTCCCTCGCCG TTGGTGTAGTTTGAAGCAGCATAACGGTGAACTTAAAGGTGGTGCAAAGGCATCCCGTGCTGGAAGACCTTGGATTTGTGCATGCATAATTTGTGGTTTTACAGACCGAAGTGAAG CTAGTGTATTTGAATCAAAATGGAAAACTTTCTCAAGGAGAGCTCCCCGCAAAAATCAAAATGACAATCTCTCCAAGCAAAGTGAAGATTCATCATTACCACTGCTGCGACACAGACAAGCGGCTCTGAATAGAGTGAAAGGTTCACTCGACTGCGCTCACTTAGAAATTATTTGGCATTTGGATCCATTGTGA
- the LOC114366930 gene encoding structure-specific endonuclease subunit slx1 isoform X2, which translates to MMGTLSTQFRSIKRPNPNPKQSKSSSPTKSEIKFIAKPKPKSESESESWSVYLILSTNHPIKTYVGITNNFPRRLKQHNGELKGGAKASRAGRPWICACIICGFTDRSEASVFESKWKTFSRRAPRKNQNDNLSKQSEDSSLPLLRHRQAALNRVKGSLDCAHLEIIWHLDPL; encoded by the exons ATGATGGGAACGCTATCTACGCAATTTCGTTCCATCAAACGCCCAAATCCAAACCCTAAACAATCCAAATCGTCATCTCctacaaaatcagaaattaaattcatcgctaaaccaaaaccaaaatcagAGTCAGAGTCAGAGTCATGGTCTGTTTATCTCATCCTCTCCACCAACCATCCTATCAAAACCTACGTTGGAATTACAAACAATTTCCCTCGCCG TTTGAAGCAGCATAACGGTGAACTTAAAGGTGGTGCAAAGGCATCCCGTGCTGGAAGACCTTGGATTTGTGCATGCATAATTTGTGGTTTTACAGACCGAAGTGAAG CTAGTGTATTTGAATCAAAATGGAAAACTTTCTCAAGGAGAGCTCCCCGCAAAAATCAAAATGACAATCTCTCCAAGCAAAGTGAAGATTCATCATTACCACTGCTGCGACACAGACAAGCGGCTCTGAATAGAGTGAAAGGTTCACTCGACTGCGCTCACTTAGAAATTATTTGGCATTTGGATCCATTGTGA
- the LOC114367355 gene encoding acyl-CoA--sterol O-acyltransferase 1: MEGDMMNLIKVCPSVVISLCYCYWIRKLVPPGIKRLVFLLPIICLYIFIPLSFSSVHLTGTIGFFLAWLANFKLLLFAFDMGPLSSHPLISLPRFVAVACFPIKIQQNQPRQNGKTPHPNPSSMIRYAIKGLSLGVLLKIYDYSDRIHPKVIMCMYCFHIYFLLEIILAMVAAMARSMMGLELEPQFNDPLSSTSLQDFWGRRWNLMVTSILRPTVYDPTLKAAVNVVGPKWAPLPAVFGTFVVSGLMHELILFYMGRLQPTFWMTWFFVLHGIFLTVEIAFKRALTARCRLPRFVSGPLTVGFVLATGISLFLPEFIRCQIDVKAFQEYAELGQLLNNLTCGIFHNSNL; the protein is encoded by the coding sequence ATGGAAGGTGACATGATGAATCTGATCAAGGTGTGCCCCTCAGTTGTCATATCTTTATGCTACTGTTATTGGATCCGCAAATTGGTCCCTCCAGGAATAAAAAGACTTGTGTTTCTTCTTCCCATCATATGCTTGTACATTTTCATTCCTCTCAGCTTTTCTTCTGTACACTTGACTGGCACCATAGGTTTCTTCCTCGCCTGGCTAGCAAACTTCAAACTCTTACTCTTTGCTTTCGATATGGGACCTTTGTCCTCTCACCCATTAATCTCTCTTCCACGTTTTGTTGCTGTTGCGTGCTTCCCTATCAAGATCCAACAAAATCAACCTCGTCAAAATGGTAAAACCCCACATCCAAATCCATCTTCAATGATACGGTATGCCATAAAGGGTCTTTCTTTGGGCGTTTTGCTGAAAATCTATGACTACAGCGATCGTATTCATCCGAAAGTGATAATGTGCATGTACTGTTTCCACATCTACTTTTTGTTGGAAATAATCTTAGCCATGGTTGCAGCCATGGCTCGAAGCATGATGGGGTTGGAGCTGGAGCCACAGTTCAATGATCCACTGAGCTCAACCTCACTGCAAGACTTCTGGGGGAGAAGATGGAACCTCATGGTCACCAGCATCCTGCGACCAACGGTGTACGATCCCACATTGAAAGCTGCAGTGAATGTCGTGGGTCCCAAGTGGGCCCCACTACCAGCGGTGTTTGGAACCTTTGTGGTTTCTGGTTTGATGCATGAGTTGATACTGTTCTACATGGGGAGGTTGCAGCCCACCTTCTGGATGACGTGGTTCTTTGTCCTACATGGGATCTTCCTGACGGTGGAGATTGCGTTCAAGAGGGCCCTCACAGCCAGGTGCCGGTTGCCGAGGTTTGTGTCGGGGCCATTGACCGTCGGATTTGTCTTAGCCACCGGCATTAGCCTGTTCCTGCCGGAGTTCATACGGTGTCAGATTGATGTTAAGGCGTTTCAGGAATACGCTGAGTTAGGGCAGCTTCTAAACAATCTCACTTGCGGCATCTTTCATAATAGTAATCTTTAG
- the LOC114425022 gene encoding serine/threonine-protein kinase-like protein At3g51990, with product MGYLYLSCRAESAVSTSNSVSSSKENEKSSSIKIQEFQYSDLEAATNGFSDRKLLGKGSHGYVYKAVVRGRPVAVKRPSRPHHNVPRPVSSSAPSEITNEVDNEIDILSKIQSPRLVNLVGFTNNDSRDRLLVVEFMSNGTLYDVLHTSPRPPNWGRRIRLALQTAKAIDTLHSSTPPVIHRDIKSANVLIDRSYNARLGDFGLALRGHVDDYRLRSTPPAGTMGYLDPCYVTPDNLSTKTDVFSFGILLLEIISGRKAIDITYSPPSIVDWAIPLIKKGKLLAVYDPRIAPPKDPIVRKQLAVIAAKCVRSCRERRPSMKEVVTWLCGLCKLVPLHSWNGFNNPCMMVETAGCPVEAAAARNNGQFSSRLEGVEEGKFDALDGRLSKSAMRYSRRVYSDLGFSRNLMDLMATTEEPEFLRDADGTEHSSKSAEQVSGSSSRFGSGRYSIRGRNLYRPCGSDKDAFGLSKGQILGQSETTSKQDGVSGSNSKNLNSVAAEVI from the coding sequence ATGGGATACCTCTACCTTTCTTGCAGAGCTGAATCCGCTGTCTCAACCTCCAATTCGGTGTCCTCTTCCAAAGAGAATGAGAAAAGCAGCAGCATCAAGATCCAAGAGTTTCAGTACAGTGACCTCGAAGCTGCCACCAATGGCTTCTCCGACCGCAAGCTCCTCGGCAAAGGGAGCCACGGCTACGTCTACAAAGCCGTCGTCCGCGGCCGTCCCGTGGCGGTGAAGCGTCCATCGCGGCCACACCATAATGTTCCCCGACCGGTCTCTTCTTCCGCACCCTCCGAGATCACAAACGAGGTCGACAACGAGATCGACATCTTGTCCAAAATCCAGAGCCCGAGGTTGGTCAATCTGGTCGGTTTCACCAATAATGATTCAAGAGACAGGCTTTTGGTGGTTGAGTTCATGAGCAATGGCACCCTCTACGATGTTCTTCATACCTCTCCAAGGCCTCCCAATTGGGGTAGGAGGATTCGTTTGGCTTTGCAAACCGCAAAAGCCATTGACACTCTTCACTCCTCAACCCCTCCCGTGATTCACCGTGACATCAAATCTGCCAATGTTCTCATCGACCGCAGCTACAATGCAAGGTTAGGTGATTTTGGTTTGGCCTTAAGAGGCCATGTTGATGATTACAGACTCAGGTCCACTCCTCCTGCTGGCACCATGGGATATCTTGATCCTTGTTATGTCACTCCTGATAATTTAAGCACCAAAACTGATGTTTTTAGTTTTGGGATATTGCTGTTGGAGATTATAAGTGGAAGGAAGGCCATTGATATCACTTATTCACCTCCTTCTATTGTGGATTGGGCTATTCCTCTTATTAAGAAGGGGAAGTTGTTGGCTGTTTATGATCCTAGAATAGCACCCCCCAAGGATCCGATTGTGAGGAAGCAGTTAGCTGTGATTGCTGCCAAGTGTGTGAGGTCTTGCAGGGAGAGAAGGCCTTCTATGAAGGAGGTTGTTACTTGGCTTTGTGGGTTGTGTAAATTGGTGCCTCTTCATTCGTGGAATGGTTTTAACAATCCTTGCATGATGGTTGAGACTGCGGGGTGCCCGGTCGAAGCAGCGGCGGCAAGGAATAATGGTCAATTCAGTTCTAGGCTGGAAGGTGTGGAGGAAGGAAAGTTTGATGCTTTGGATGGCAGGTTGTCAAAGTCTGCAATGAGGTATTCTAGGAGGGTGTATTCTGATTTGGGGTTCAGCCGCAACTTGATGGACTTGATGGCTACCACTGAGGAGCCTGAATTTCTTAGAGATGCTGATGGGACGGAACATAGTTCTAAATCAGCTGAACAAGTTTCTGGTAGCTCCAGCAGGTTTGGAAGTGGAAGATATTCCATAAGAGGGAGGAATCTGTACCGGCCTTGTGGGAGTGACAAGGATGCATTTGGCTTGAGTAAAGGCCAGATTTTAGGTCAGAGTGAGACTACTTCCAAACAGGATGGGGTTTCTGGTTCGAATTCGAAGAATTTGAATTCTGTTGCTGCTGAGGTTATCTAG